CTGCTCAGCGCGCCCGGGATGATATAAAAAAAGAAAGAGCATCTCTCGACGCCCTTTTTTCGCTATTCTTCCGGTTCTTCCGGTTCTTCCTCAATTTCGGCGCCCAGTTCGGTTGTCACGGCTACCCCGCTCCACCAACCCGGCGGCGTCAGCTCCTCCACCAATTTGGCGGCCAATTCGGCGTCTTTGGTGATAGCAAAGACGGTTGGTCCGCTGCCGCTCATCAAAGCTTTTTCAGCTCCGGCAAACATCAAACGTTCCTTTAGCTGCTGCAATTCCGGCAGCATGGAAAAGGTTACGCTCTCCAGATGATTGCTCAGGTAATCCGGCAGATGATGCTGATCACCCACCTGTAAGCTGCGGACTAACAATTCCGTCACCGGCGCCGGCAGATGGTCCTGCTGCAGTGAAGTATAAACCAATTTCGTCGAAATGTTTTGCGGCGGTTTAAATAAAGCCAAATGCCATGTTCCCGCAAAAGGAAGCTGTTCCACAATCTCGCCGCGGCCGCTGGCAACCGCCGTCCCGCCCATGATACAAAACGGCATATCCGAACCAAGTTTTGCTGCCATTTTCATTAAATCCGTTTGACTGTAACCCAGCTGCCA
Above is a window of Negativicutes bacterium DNA encoding:
- the ispE gene encoding 4-(cytidine 5'-diphospho)-2-C-methyl-D-erythritol kinase → MPVIVRARGKINFTLDVLGSRTDGYHEVSMVMQSISLYDVLTFQAGDKLELIWDPRGARPPALALDESNDILRAARYLKEVSRCPRGASIWLDKRLPIASGLGSGSADGAATLVGLNRLWQLGYSQTDLMKMAAKLGSDMPFCIMGGTAVASGRGEIVEQLPFAGTWHLALFKPPQNISTKLVYTSLQQDHLPAPVTELLVRSLQVGDQHHLPDYLSNHLESVTFSMLPELQQLKERLMFAGAEKALMSGSGPTVFAITKDAELAAKLVEELTPPGWWSGVAVTTELGAEIEEEPEEPEE